From the genome of Streptomyces sp. V1I1, one region includes:
- a CDS encoding UdgX family uracil-DNA binding protein (This protein belongs to the uracil DNA glycosylase superfamily, members of which act in excision repair of DNA. However, it belongs more specifically to UdgX branch, whose founding member was found to bind uracil in DNA (where it does not belong), without cleaving it, appears to promote DNA repair by a pathway involving RecA, rather than base excision.) produces MSRTDTEGPGQQYDATPYLPGRGGIPAHRRAAAKCQGCPLFENATQTVFGAGTAAARIMLVGEQPGDQEDRQGEPFVGPAGGLLRKALREAGIDVEEAYVTNAVKHFKFTEARGKRRIHKSPDLREMTACRPWLAAELRMVGPDVVVALGATAGKALLGTSFRVSKERGALIPLPGEQPKAYVVATLHPSAVLRSDDREAAYTGLVSDLRAAAEALHRAPR; encoded by the coding sequence ATGAGCCGCACCGACACCGAGGGCCCTGGGCAGCAGTACGACGCCACCCCTTATCTGCCCGGCCGTGGCGGTATTCCGGCACACCGCCGCGCCGCGGCGAAGTGCCAGGGCTGCCCGCTGTTCGAGAACGCCACGCAGACCGTGTTCGGAGCGGGAACCGCGGCGGCACGGATCATGCTCGTCGGGGAGCAGCCCGGCGATCAGGAGGACCGGCAGGGCGAGCCGTTCGTCGGACCCGCCGGGGGCCTGCTGAGGAAGGCGCTGCGGGAGGCGGGCATCGACGTGGAAGAGGCGTACGTGACCAATGCGGTGAAGCACTTCAAGTTCACCGAGGCGCGGGGCAAACGCCGCATCCACAAGTCACCGGACTTGCGTGAGATGACCGCGTGCCGCCCCTGGCTGGCGGCGGAGCTGCGCATGGTCGGCCCGGACGTGGTCGTCGCGCTGGGTGCGACCGCCGGCAAGGCCCTGCTGGGAACGTCGTTCCGGGTGAGCAAGGAGCGGGGCGCGCTCATCCCGCTCCCCGGCGAGCAGCCGAAGGCGTACGTGGTGGCGACCCTTCATCCCTCGGCCGTCCTGCGCTCGGACGACCGCGAAGCCGCCTACACCGGCCTCGTCTCGGACCTTCGGGCGGCCGCCGAAGCACTCCACCGGGCGCCACGATGA
- a CDS encoding SRPBCC family protein produces MSTVQETVEVEVPVRTAYNQWTQFEEFPNFMEGVEEVRQVDDVHNHWTTKIGGVRREFDTEIVDQLPDERIAWRTIGGDTQQKGIVSFQRLDDTHTRVRLVMDVEPSGAAEKTADMAGLIDRRVKGDMRRFKEYIEQRGDETGAWRGRVKPV; encoded by the coding sequence ATGAGCACGGTGCAGGAAACGGTCGAGGTCGAAGTCCCCGTCCGCACCGCCTACAACCAGTGGACGCAGTTCGAGGAGTTCCCGAACTTCATGGAGGGCGTCGAGGAGGTCAGGCAGGTGGACGACGTACACAACCACTGGACCACCAAGATCGGAGGCGTACGACGGGAGTTCGACACCGAGATCGTCGACCAGCTCCCGGACGAGCGCATCGCGTGGCGCACCATTGGCGGCGACACCCAGCAGAAGGGCATCGTCAGCTTCCAGCGCCTGGACGACACGCACACACGCGTGCGGCTCGTCATGGACGTCGAACCGAGCGGGGCGGCGGAGAAGACCGCGGACATGGCCGGGTTGATCGACCGGCGCGTCAAGGGCGACATGCGCCGCTTCAAGGAGTACATCGAGCAGAGGGGCGACGAGACCGGCGCATGGCGCGGCCGCGTCAAGCCCGTATGA